A genome region from Pseudomonas anguilliseptica includes the following:
- a CDS encoding protein-L-isoaspartate(D-aspartate) O-methyltransferase, with translation MTSQRTRERLIQRLYEEGLSNAHVLEAIRRTPRHLFVDEALAHRAYEDTALPIGNNQTISQPYMVARMSELLLAAGPLDKVLEIGTGSGYQTAILAQLVERVFSVERIQSLQDKAKERLAQLNLRNVVFRWGDGWEGWNALGPYNGIIVTAAAANVPQALLDQLAPGGRLVIPVGAGDVQELLLIVREDDGFSRHVLDAVRFVPLLNGPLA, from the coding sequence ATGACTTCGCAGCGCACCCGTGAGCGGCTGATTCAAAGGCTGTACGAGGAAGGTCTATCCAACGCCCATGTGCTGGAAGCCATCCGCCGCACGCCGCGTCATCTGTTTGTCGATGAGGCTCTGGCCCATCGCGCCTACGAAGACACCGCGCTGCCTATTGGCAACAATCAGACCATCTCGCAGCCTTATATGGTTGCGCGCATGAGTGAGCTGCTGCTGGCGGCAGGGCCCTTGGACAAGGTGCTGGAGATCGGCACCGGCTCGGGCTATCAGACCGCGATTCTGGCGCAGCTGGTCGAGCGGGTATTTAGCGTCGAGCGCATCCAGAGCCTGCAGGACAAAGCCAAGGAACGCCTGGCTCAGCTTAATCTGCGCAATGTGGTGTTTCGCTGGGGGGACGGTTGGGAGGGTTGGAATGCCCTGGGGCCATACAACGGCATCATCGTCACTGCAGCCGCGGCCAATGTGCCGCAGGCCCTGCTCGATCAGTTGGCTCCGGGTGGGCGCCTGGTAATTCCGGTCGGCGCAGGCGATGTGCAGGAGCTACTGCTGATCGTCCGTGAAGACGATGGCTTTTCCCGGCATGTGCTGGATGCGGTGCGTTTTGTGCCCTTGCTCAACGGGCCCCTGGCCTGA
- a CDS encoding peptidoglycan DD-metalloendopeptidase family protein, with translation MQVSFTAIQLPIRASSARTLLSGLVLGALLSACASPPPGGVKVVDRTQGGATQAPQRQPVSSGQYQVQRGDTLYSIAFRFGWDWKALAARNGIAPPYLIRVGQIIRFDGQPAARPPVVAKAPVVVTPPPGRASTPIQTRAPKTQPPAPVKTTPSVTALPPTKRSASGWLWPSSGPVIGRFSSNGSLNKGIDIAGELGQPVLAASDGSVVYAGSGLRGYGELVIIKHSDTYVSAYGHNRRLLVQEGQKVKAGQKIAEMGSTGTDRVKLHFEVRRQGKPVDPLQYLPRR, from the coding sequence ATGCAGGTGAGTTTCACAGCCATTCAATTGCCGATTCGCGCCAGCAGTGCTCGTACTCTGTTGAGTGGTCTTGTCCTCGGTGCGTTGCTCAGCGCTTGTGCAAGCCCGCCTCCGGGTGGCGTTAAGGTGGTTGACCGTACTCAGGGCGGCGCTACTCAGGCGCCGCAGCGCCAGCCGGTCAGCAGTGGCCAGTATCAGGTGCAACGTGGCGATACGCTGTATTCGATTGCGTTCCGTTTCGGCTGGGACTGGAAGGCGCTGGCTGCACGGAATGGCATTGCGCCGCCTTACCTGATCCGGGTTGGTCAGATCATTCGCTTTGATGGTCAGCCTGCCGCCCGTCCGCCCGTGGTCGCCAAGGCGCCTGTGGTCGTTACACCGCCGCCTGGCCGGGCTAGTACCCCCATCCAGACTCGCGCCCCCAAAACCCAACCACCAGCGCCGGTGAAAACCACTCCAAGCGTTACCGCGTTACCTCCGACTAAGCGCTCTGCATCGGGTTGGCTGTGGCCTTCCAGTGGGCCGGTTATCGGGCGTTTTTCATCAAACGGCAGTTTGAATAAAGGCATTGATATCGCCGGAGAATTGGGCCAGCCTGTTTTGGCTGCGTCTGATGGTTCAGTGGTCTATGCCGGGAGTGGTTTACGGGGCTACGGCGAATTAGTGATCATCAAACATAGCGATACCTACGTAAGCGCTTACGGTCACAACCGCAGGCTGTTGGTGCAGGAGGGGCAAAAGGTCAAAGCCGGGCAGAAAATTGCCGAAATGGGTTCCACAGGAACCGACCGGGTGAAACTTCATTTTGAAGTACGCCGCCAAGGTAAACCTGTCGACCCTCTGCAATACCTGCCGCGACGTTGA
- the rpoS gene encoding RNA polymerase sigma factor RpoS, with translation MALNKKEAPEFDVDDEVLLMEPAIVLDDDSDEEAQPPLSRSKVKASTASSKQHKYIDYTRALDATQLYLNEIGFSPLLTPEEEVFFARLAQKGDPAGRKRMIESNLRLVVKIARRYVNRGLSLLDLIEEGNLGLIRAVEKFDPERGFRFSTYATWWIRQTIERAIMNQTRTIRLPIHVVKELNVYLRAARELTQKLDHEPSAEEIANLLEKPVGEVKRMLGLNERVSSVDVSLGQDSDKTLLDTLTDDRPTDPCELLQDDDLSQSIDQWLSELTDKQREVVIRRFGLRGHESCTLEEVGQEIGLTRERVRQIQVEALKRLREILEKNGLSSDSLFQ, from the coding sequence ATGGCTCTTAATAAAAAAGAAGCGCCGGAGTTTGACGTCGATGATGAAGTGCTCCTGATGGAGCCCGCTATTGTCCTTGACGATGATTCAGACGAAGAAGCGCAACCGCCACTTTCCCGCAGCAAAGTAAAAGCTTCCACCGCTAGCAGCAAGCAGCATAAATACATCGATTACACCCGCGCGCTCGACGCCACCCAGTTGTATCTCAACGAAATCGGCTTTTCTCCTCTCCTAACCCCTGAAGAAGAAGTGTTCTTTGCGCGCCTGGCGCAGAAGGGCGACCCTGCTGGCCGCAAGCGCATGATCGAAAGCAATCTGCGCCTGGTCGTGAAAATCGCCCGTCGTTACGTCAATCGCGGCTTGTCCCTGCTGGATTTGATTGAAGAGGGCAACCTCGGTCTGATCCGCGCGGTGGAGAAATTCGACCCTGAGCGTGGTTTCCGTTTTTCGACCTATGCCACCTGGTGGATCCGCCAGACCATCGAACGGGCGATCATGAATCAGACCCGTACTATTCGTTTACCTATTCATGTGGTCAAAGAGCTCAACGTCTACCTACGTGCTGCTCGCGAATTGACCCAGAAGCTCGACCACGAGCCTTCGGCAGAAGAAATTGCCAACCTGCTGGAAAAACCGGTAGGTGAAGTCAAACGCATGCTCGGTCTGAATGAGCGTGTTTCCTCGGTGGATGTTTCACTGGGCCAGGATTCGGACAAGACCCTGCTCGATACCCTGACCGATGACCGCCCGACCGATCCTTGCGAGTTGCTGCAGGACGATGATCTATCGCAGAGCATCGATCAGTGGCTGTCTGAATTGACTGACAAGCAGCGTGAGGTGGTGATTCGCCGCTTTGGCTTGCGCGGCCATGAAAGCTGTACGTTGGAAGAAGTTGGCCAGGAAATCGGCCTGACCCGTGAGCGTGTGCGGCAAATTCAGGTTGAAGCCCTCAAGCGTTTGCGGGAAATTCTGGAGAAGAATGGCCTGTCGAGCGACTCACTGTTCCAGTGA
- a CDS encoding DUF368 domain-containing protein — protein sequence MKKYFLLYAKGIAMGAADVVPGVSGGTVAFITGIYDELLRSIASIPAAAIMLLRGRGRGRVRDAWQAANATFLLILLLGIMTSVLSLARLITYLLAEHPIPVWSFFFGLILVSAHLVAREIQRWNWSRGLSFALGGGFAYWITVASPVQLDSDPFSLFIAGAIAICAMILPGISGSFILVLLGLYSVVLGAVKSFDLALLAVFAAGCLVGLVSFASLLRWLLVRWRDLSLAFLTGLMLGSLNKIWPWKETLTWRTDSHGEQVPLLQANLLPAQFAEISGQNPQLLLAIVLAIAGILLVLGLEWLAGRNPQSAGDNP from the coding sequence ATGAAGAAGTATTTCCTGCTTTACGCCAAAGGCATCGCCATGGGCGCGGCCGATGTGGTGCCCGGCGTATCTGGCGGCACCGTCGCCTTTATTACCGGTATCTACGATGAGCTGCTGCGTTCTATCGCCAGTATTCCGGCCGCGGCCATAATGTTGTTGCGCGGGCGCGGGCGCGGGCGTGTGCGCGATGCCTGGCAGGCAGCCAATGCCACCTTTCTGCTGATTCTGCTGCTGGGCATCATGACCAGCGTGCTGAGCCTGGCACGACTGATTACTTACCTGCTGGCCGAACACCCCATACCGGTGTGGTCGTTCTTCTTTGGTTTGATTCTGGTCTCTGCGCATCTGGTGGCACGGGAGATCCAGCGCTGGAACTGGAGTCGGGGCTTGAGCTTCGCCCTCGGCGGCGGCTTTGCCTACTGGATTACCGTGGCCTCGCCGGTGCAGTTGGACAGCGATCCGTTCAGTCTATTTATCGCCGGGGCCATTGCCATCTGCGCGATGATCCTGCCGGGGATCTCCGGCAGCTTTATTCTGGTGCTGCTGGGCCTTTACTCGGTAGTGCTGGGGGCGGTGAAGAGCTTCGATCTGGCCCTGCTGGCGGTGTTTGCCGCGGGCTGCCTGGTCGGCCTGGTCAGCTTCGCCAGTCTGTTGCGCTGGCTGCTGGTGCGCTGGCGCGACCTCAGTCTGGCCTTTCTTACCGGCCTGATGCTGGGGTCGTTGAACAAGATCTGGCCCTGGAAGGAAACCCTGACCTGGCGGACTGATAGCCACGGCGAACAGGTACCGCTGCTGCAAGCCAATCTGTTGCCTGCGCAATTCGCCGAAATCAGCGGCCAGAACCCGCAGTTGCTGCTGGCCATTGTCCTGGCGATTGCTGGCATCCTGCTGGTGCTGGGCTTGGAGTGGCTGGCTGGGCGTAACCCGCAAAGCGCTGGTGATAACCCATAA